In a genomic window of Fusobacterium sp. FSA-380-WT-3A:
- a CDS encoding PHP domain-containing protein, with protein sequence MELQKLSEFFREFYVEKNSKEKVIDLHIHTNYSDGFISCKALEHHLRDKSYLLAVTDHNAIGGNIMLRKMGINVIPGIELGCIDGFEMLVYFKTEDDLIYFYKSFVEPNKNKYRMAKTHQDIHYYLRALEKFQCYKSIPHIAGLAQKNFLKNKDYIYNVIARVDAIEIHNHALPNFRNLIAEDVQKRYEKELTFGSDAHFMEELIKFSKRINHLEKDNLFREYSSKIKLISWLGRKHLAYGIKGVIEK encoded by the coding sequence ATGGAATTGCAAAAATTGAGTGAATTTTTTAGAGAATTTTATGTAGAAAAAAATAGTAAAGAAAAAGTTATAGATTTACATATACATACTAATTATTCAGATGGATTTATAAGTTGTAAAGCTTTAGAACATCATTTGAGAGATAAAAGTTATTTATTAGCAGTAACTGACCACAATGCTATTGGGGGAAATATCATGCTTAGAAAAATGGGAATAAATGTAATTCCTGGAATAGAATTAGGCTGTATTGATGGTTTTGAAATGTTAGTCTATTTTAAAACAGAAGATGATTTAATATATTTTTACAAATCTTTTGTTGAACCAAATAAGAATAAATATAGAATGGCAAAAACTCATCAGGATATTCATTATTATTTAAGGGCTTTAGAAAAATTTCAATGTTATAAATCTATTCCTCATATAGCTGGACTTGCTCAAAAAAATTTTTTAAAAAATAAAGATTATATTTATAATGTGATAGCTAGAGTAGATGCCATAGAAATTCATAATCATGCTCTCCCAAATTTTAGAAATTTGATAGCTGAAGATGTTCAAAAGAGATATGAGAAAGAATTAACTTTTGGTAGTGATGCTCATTTTATGGAGGAGTTAATAAAATTTTCTAAAAGAATAAATCATTTGGAAAAAGATAATTTGTTTAGAGAATATTCTTCTAAAATCAAATTAATAAGTTGGTTAGGAAGAAAACATTTAG